In a single window of the Esox lucius isolate fEsoLuc1 chromosome 22, fEsoLuc1.pri, whole genome shotgun sequence genome:
- the cars2 gene encoding cysteine--tRNA ligase, mitochondrial has product MWTYMTTFSPFLLKIRNDYVFFRATQLVLRGRLQISRPRTSLTRVRNNWIQPLGHDTGLKTYNSLTKQKEPLILAQEGIATWYSCGPTVYDHAHLGHACSYVRFDIIQRVLSRVFGVSVIHVMVITDIDDKIIRRAIEESISPTVLARMYEEEFKNDMLALKVLPPAVYLRVTENIPQIVAFIEGIMRNGHAYATKQGDVYFDIRSIGDRYGKLMGASDLASEPGDTEKRDSRDFALWKASKPQEPSWSSPWGKGRPGWHIECSTIASSVFGSQLDIHSGGIDLAFPHHENEIAQCEAYHQCGQWGNYFLHSGHLHLKGSAEKMSKSLKNFITIKDFLGSYSANEFRMFCLLTKYRSAIDYSDTSMNEARSFLATIAAFNHDAKAYMRGQLQCQAVQEEALWELLAQTKSSFVQALADDFDTPRAVNAIMTLIYQGNRNLQPITKPDGSPRSPAVFGAILAYIRDVFEVLGIDLVDIKEAHSVNCSGTLENVVEQLARFRTEVRAFALSVEDVPPGVPSHVRPRPHPDRVPLLKACDKLRKDLAPLGVHIKDRGTNSTWEISQKRPAYQQDK; this is encoded by the exons ATGTGGACCTACATGACAACATTTAGcccttttttattgaaaataagaaACGATTATGTTTTTTTCAGAGCCACTCAGTTGGTTTTACGAGGCAGATTACAAATTAGTAGACCCAGAACTTCACTTACGAGAGTACGTAACAACTGGATTCAACCATTAGGACACGACACGGGTTTAAAGACTTATAACAGTCTAACAAAACAGAAAGAACCGCTCATTTTGGCTCAGGAAGGAATTGCTACTTG GTATAGCTGTGGACCTACCGTTTATGACCATGCTCACCTGGGGCACGCATG CTCCTATGTCAGATTTGACATTATACAGAGGGTTTTATCAAGAGTCTTTGGAGTCAGTGTCATCCATGTCATGGTCATAACTGACATTGATGATAAAATCATCAGAAGAGCGATAGAG gaAAGCATATCTCCAACAGTACTGGCCAGAATGTACGAGGAGGAatttaaaaatgacatgctagccttgaag GTGCTTCCTCCTGCAGTATACCTGAGAGTCACTGAGAATATACCTCAAATTGTGGCTTTCATTGAGGGCATCATGAGAAATGGACACGCATATGCCACAAAGCAGG GGGATGTGTACTTTGATATCAGGTCCATTGGGGACCGCTACGGCAAGCTAATGGGTGCCAGCGATCTTGCCAGTGAACCTG GGGATACAGAGAAACGTGacagcagggattttgcccTCTGGAAAGCATCCAAGCCACAGGAGCCCTCTTGGTCATCTCCCTGGGGCAAAGGAAGACCTGGCTGGCACATTGAATGCTCCACTATTGCCAG CTCTGTGTTTGGCAGCCAGTTAGACATCCACTCTGGGGGAATCGACCTAGCATTCCCTCATCACGAGAATGAGATTGCCCAGTGTGAGGCCTACCACCAGTGTGGGCAATGGGGCAACTACTTCCTGCACTCAG GCCATTTACATCTGAAAGGAAGTGCAGAGAAAATGTCAAAGTCCTTGAAGAACTTCATAACCATAAAA GATTTTCTAGGATCTTATTCTGCCAATGAATTCCGAATGTTCTGCTTGTTGACCAAATACAGATCAG CAATCGACTACAGTGACACCAGCATGAACGAAGCCCGGAGCTTCCTGGCAACCATTGCCGCATTTAACCATGATGCCAAGGCTTACATGAGGGGTCAGCTGCAGTGCCAAGCTGTGCAGGAGGAGGCATTATGGGAACT gttAGCTCAAACCAAATCAAGCTTTGTTCAAGCTCTGGCAGATGACTTTGATACTCCGCGGGCTGTCAACGCCATCATGACTCTTATTTACCAAGGCAACCGTAATCTCCAGCCCATCACCAAG CCTGATGGATCACCAAGAAGCCCAGCTGTGTTTGGGGCCATCCTCGCCTACATCAGGGATGTTTTCGAGGTTCTGGGAATCGACCTTGTGGACATTAAG GAAGCTCATTCTGTAAATTGTTCAGGGACCTTAGAGAACGTTGTGGAGCAGCTGGCTCGTTTCCGTACTGAGGTACGGGCCTTCGCCCTTTCTGTGGAAGACGTGCCCCCTGGAGTGCCCTCCCATGTCAGACCAAGGCCACACCCTGACAGAGTACCCCTCCTGAAGGCGTGCGACAAACTTCGGAAAGACCTTGCACCTTTGGGTGTGCACATCAAG gacAGAGGAACCAACTCCACGTGGGAGATTTCTCAAAAGAGGCCAGCTTACCAGCAGGACAAGTAG